In a single window of the Novosphingobium sp. IK01 genome:
- the acs gene encoding acetate--CoA ligase, producing the protein MAEAIYPVPAAWSQDALIDGARYDAMYRRSVEEPEAFWAEEGRRLDWIRPFTKVKNTSFHEADFGIRWFEDGTLNLSANCLDRHLATRGDDVAILWEPDSPDDASRAITYRELHAQVCRLANLLKERGVKRRERVTIYLPMVPEAAVAMLACARIGAIHSIVFAGFSPDALAGRIEDCDSRVVLTADEGLRGGKRVPLKKNVDEALTHCPGVDTVVVLARTGASVPMVEGRDLAWAEAVGRQSEACEPEEMNAEDPLFILYTSGSTGKPKGVLHTTGGYAVWASMTHEYVFDYRPGQIYWCAADIGWVTGHSYIVYGPLANGATTVMFEGVPNYPDASRFWQVVDKYKVEIFYGAPTALRALMREGDEWVKKTSRASLRVLGSVGEPINPEAWEWYHKVVGEGRCPIVDTWWQTETGGAMITPLPGATALKPGSASRPMFGVAPALLDNDGQVLEGATDGCLVIADSWPGQMRTVWGDHERFFQTYFTTFKGYYFTGDGCRRDEDGYYWITGRIDDVINVSGHRMGTAEIESALVAHAKVAEAAVVGMPHPIKGQGIYAYVTCNTEVEPDEDLRRELVAWVRHEIGPIATPDVIQFTPGLPKTRSGKIMRRILRKIAENDLGSLGDTSTLADPSVVDNLIANRPAMAHA; encoded by the coding sequence GCTCGACTGGATCAGGCCCTTCACCAAGGTCAAGAACACCAGCTTCCACGAGGCCGATTTCGGCATTCGCTGGTTCGAGGACGGCACGCTCAACCTCTCGGCCAACTGCCTCGACCGGCATCTGGCCACGCGCGGCGATGACGTGGCCATCCTGTGGGAACCCGACAGCCCCGACGACGCCTCGCGCGCGATCACCTATCGCGAACTCCACGCCCAGGTCTGCCGCCTGGCCAACCTGCTGAAAGAGCGCGGGGTCAAGCGCCGCGAGCGAGTGACGATCTACCTGCCGATGGTGCCCGAGGCCGCCGTTGCCATGCTGGCCTGCGCGCGGATCGGGGCGATCCACTCGATCGTCTTCGCCGGATTCTCGCCCGATGCGCTGGCCGGGCGCATCGAGGACTGCGACAGCCGCGTCGTGCTCACCGCCGACGAGGGGCTGCGCGGGGGCAAGCGCGTGCCGCTCAAGAAAAACGTCGACGAGGCGCTGACCCATTGCCCCGGCGTTGACACGGTCGTCGTGCTCGCCCGCACGGGCGCGAGCGTGCCCATGGTCGAAGGCCGCGATCTGGCCTGGGCCGAGGCGGTCGGTCGCCAGAGCGAGGCCTGCGAGCCCGAGGAAATGAACGCCGAAGACCCGCTGTTCATCCTCTACACCTCGGGATCGACCGGCAAGCCCAAGGGCGTGCTCCACACGACCGGCGGCTATGCCGTCTGGGCCTCGATGACCCACGAATACGTGTTCGACTATCGCCCCGGCCAGATCTACTGGTGCGCGGCCGACATCGGCTGGGTCACGGGCCATTCCTATATCGTCTATGGGCCGCTCGCCAATGGCGCGACCACGGTGATGTTCGAGGGCGTGCCCAACTATCCCGATGCCAGCCGGTTCTGGCAGGTGGTCGACAAGTACAAGGTCGAGATCTTCTATGGCGCCCCGACCGCGCTGCGCGCGCTGATGCGCGAGGGCGACGAGTGGGTGAAGAAGACCAGCCGCGCCTCGCTGCGCGTGCTGGGCAGCGTGGGCGAGCCGATCAACCCGGAAGCCTGGGAATGGTATCACAAGGTCGTGGGCGAAGGGCGCTGCCCGATCGTCGACACCTGGTGGCAGACCGAAACCGGCGGCGCGATGATCACCCCCCTGCCCGGCGCCACCGCGCTCAAGCCCGGTTCGGCCAGCCGCCCGATGTTCGGCGTGGCCCCGGCCCTGCTCGACAACGACGGCCAGGTTCTCGAAGGGGCGACCGATGGCTGCCTCGTCATCGCCGACAGCTGGCCGGGCCAGATGCGCACCGTCTGGGGCGACCACGAGCGCTTCTTCCAGACCTATTTCACCACGTTCAAGGGCTATTACTTTACCGGCGATGGCTGCCGCCGCGACGAGGACGGCTATTACTGGATCACCGGCCGCATCGACGACGTGATCAACGTCTCGGGCCACCGCATGGGCACCGCCGAGATCGAGAGTGCGCTGGTCGCCCATGCCAAAGTCGCCGAAGCGGCGGTCGTGGGCATGCCCCACCCGATCAAGGGGCAGGGCATCTATGCCTATGTGACCTGCAACACCGAGGTCGAGCCTGACGAGGACTTGCGCCGCGAACTGGTCGCCTGGGTCCGCCACGAGATCGGCCCGATCGCCACGCCCGACGTGATCCAGTTCACCCCCGGCCTGCCCAAGACCCGCTCGGGCAAGATCATGCGCCGCATCCTGCGCAAGATCGCCGAAAACGACCTGGGCTCGCTGGGCGACACCTCGACTCTGGCCGATCCCTCGGTGGTCGACAACCTGATCGCCAACCGCCCGGCCATGGCCCATGCATGA
- the moaA gene encoding GTP 3',8-cyclase MoaA, which translates to MSSPAAFRSAPLVDRFARAVTYLRLSVTDRCDLRCTYCMPERMQFLPRADVLTLEELYQLSRAFIARGVTKLRLTGGEPLVRRDMVDLVRALGREIGEGGLRELTLTTNGTRLAEFADDLAASGVRRINVSLDTLDRERFTRLARRDSLPQVLEGIQAAREAGLRVKINAVALRGENEDELPDLIAWAHGQGHDVTLIEVMPLGEVEEDRFDHYLPLDRVRRALEQRWTLTPSNARSGGPARYVDIAQTGGRLGFITPLTGNFCEGCNRVRVTATGQLFMCLGGEGKVDLRAALRSADPEAALAQAFARAMGEKQERHSFAIDRAGAAPALARHMSMTGG; encoded by the coding sequence ATGAGTTCCCCCGCCGCCTTCCGATCCGCGCCGCTGGTTGACCGCTTCGCGCGCGCGGTCACTTATCTGCGCCTCTCGGTGACGGATCGGTGCGACTTGCGGTGTACCTATTGCATGCCCGAGCGGATGCAGTTCCTTCCCCGCGCCGATGTGCTCACGCTGGAGGAACTCTACCAGCTCAGCCGCGCCTTCATCGCGCGCGGGGTCACCAAGCTGCGCCTGACCGGGGGCGAGCCGCTCGTGCGCCGCGACATGGTCGATCTGGTGCGCGCGCTGGGTCGCGAGATCGGCGAAGGGGGCCTGCGCGAACTCACGCTGACCACCAATGGCACGCGTCTGGCTGAATTTGCCGACGATCTGGCCGCTTCGGGTGTCCGCCGCATCAATGTCTCGCTCGACACGCTCGATCGCGAACGCTTTACCCGTCTCGCCCGGCGCGACAGCCTGCCCCAGGTGCTCGAAGGCATTCAGGCGGCCAGGGAGGCCGGGCTCAGGGTCAAGATCAACGCGGTCGCCCTGCGCGGCGAGAACGAGGACGAACTCCCCGACCTGATCGCCTGGGCCCATGGGCAGGGCCACGATGTCACGCTGATCGAGGTCATGCCGCTCGGCGAGGTCGAGGAAGACCGCTTCGATCACTATCTCCCGCTCGATCGCGTGCGGCGTGCGCTCGAACAGCGCTGGACGCTCACCCCCAGCAACGCGCGCAGCGGCGGCCCGGCCCGCTATGTCGATATTGCGCAAACGGGTGGTCGCCTCGGCTTCATCACCCCGCTGACCGGCAATTTTTGCGAGGGCTGCAACCGCGTGCGCGTCACCGCGACGGGCCAGCTGTTCATGTGCCTTGGCGGCGAGGGCAAGGTCGATTTGCGCGCCGCGCTGCGTTCGGCCGATCCCGAAGCCGCGCTGGCACAGGCCTTTGCCCGCGCCATGGGCGAAAAACAGGAGCGCCACAGCTTTGCCATCGACCGGGCCGGCGCTGCCCCCGCGCTCGCGCGCCACATGTCGATGACGGGGGGCTGA
- the rpmA gene encoding 50S ribosomal protein L27 yields MAHKKAGGSSRNGRDSQSKRLGVKKFGGQEVVGGNIIIRQRGTRVYPGANVGLGKDHTLFALANGRVRFHAGKLGRKYVSVDAMAEAAE; encoded by the coding sequence ATGGCACACAAGAAAGCAGGCGGCTCGTCGCGTAACGGTCGCGACTCGCAGTCCAAGCGCCTCGGCGTGAAGAAGTTCGGCGGCCAGGAAGTGGTCGGCGGCAACATTATCATCCGTCAGCGCGGCACGCGCGTGTACCCCGGCGCCAATGTTGGCCTCGGCAAGGACCACACGCTCTTCGCGCTCGCCAATGGCCGCGTGCGTTTCCACGCCGGCAAACTTGGCCGCAAGTACGTGTCGGTCGACGCGATGGCCGAAGCCGCCGAATAA
- a CDS encoding permease, which yields MSAASFLLILFSVSLSALAQLLLKTGVGRVGTSHAGIDTMLAYLTSPWVLGGLMLYGLGALAWLFVLARLPLSAAYPFVGLGFILTMLIGVSVLGEAVSTGRVAGTLLIALGCVFVARSVA from the coding sequence ATGTCTGCCGCCAGTTTTCTTCTCATCCTGTTCAGCGTGAGCCTGTCCGCGCTGGCGCAGCTTCTGCTCAAGACCGGCGTAGGCCGGGTGGGGACCAGCCACGCCGGGATCGACACGATGCTGGCCTATCTCACCTCGCCCTGGGTTCTGGGCGGGCTGATGCTCTATGGGCTGGGGGCGCTGGCCTGGCTATTCGTGCTGGCCCGCCTGCCGCTGAGCGCGGCCTATCCGTTCGTCGGCCTCGGCTTCATCCTGACCATGCTGATCGGGGTGAGCGTGCTGGGCGAGGCGGTTTCGACCGGGCGCGTGGCGGGCACGCTGCTGATCGCGCTGGGCTGTGTCTTCGTGGCGCGCAGTGTGGCCTGA
- a CDS encoding ferredoxin--NADP reductase, with protein MSEPQAQVATLEPTAAATVETVLSVKHWDERLFSFTITRPASFRFRSGEFVMIGLQGDNGRPLLRAYSVASPAWAEELEFLSIKVPDGPLTSRLQKIQPGDQVYLGKKPTGTLVTDALLPGKRLFMLSTGTGLAPFLSLARDPDVYEFYEQVVVVHSVRKVSELAFREELASGFADDPLVGEQAAEKLHYVPTVTREPFANNVRIDKLIESGALFEGIPGEARLDPATDRVMLCGSMDMIKDFAALLEGMGFVEGSNANPGDFVIERAFVG; from the coding sequence ATGTCCGAACCCCAGGCGCAAGTCGCCACGCTCGAACCCACCGCTGCCGCCACGGTGGAAACCGTGCTTTCGGTCAAGCACTGGGACGAGCGTCTGTTCAGCTTCACCATCACCCGTCCTGCCTCGTTCCGCTTCCGCTCGGGCGAGTTCGTGATGATCGGTCTTCAGGGCGACAATGGCCGCCCGCTGCTGCGCGCCTATTCGGTGGCGAGCCCGGCCTGGGCCGAGGAACTCGAATTTCTCTCGATCAAGGTTCCCGATGGTCCGCTGACCTCGCGCCTGCAAAAGATCCAGCCCGGCGATCAGGTCTATCTCGGCAAGAAGCCGACCGGCACGCTCGTCACCGACGCGCTGCTGCCCGGCAAGCGCCTGTTCATGCTCTCGACCGGCACCGGCCTCGCGCCGTTCCTGTCGCTGGCGCGCGATCCCGACGTCTATGAATTCTACGAGCAGGTCGTGGTCGTCCACTCGGTCCGCAAGGTCAGCGAACTGGCCTTCCGCGAGGAACTGGCGAGCGGCTTTGCCGACGATCCGCTGGTCGGCGAACAGGCCGCCGAAAAGCTGCACTACGTGCCCACCGTCACGCGCGAGCCTTTCGCCAACAACGTGCGCATCGACAAGCTGATCGAGAGCGGCGCGCTGTTCGAGGGCATTCCGGGCGAGGCGCGCCTCGATCCGGCGACCGACCGCGTGATGCTGTGCGGCTCGATGGACATGATCAAGGACTTCGCGGCCCTGCTCGAAGGCATGGGCTTCGTCGAAGGCTCGAACGCCAATCCGGGCGATTTCGTGATCGAACGCGCTTTCGTCGGCTGA
- a CDS encoding carboxylesterase/lipase family protein: MLPRRAVLGGLVAGGLGAALAPFDPAFARDMLRVRVRQGLLRGRMEGGVRVFTGIPYGHAARFGRPVPARDWADERDATQPARAAPQPQDAGAVQAEDCLQLNVWAPAAPPPPHTRYPVLVYIHGGSNETGWSGAAMTAGDRFAAHGVVCVTLNYRLGALGFLELGGILGPAYAGSGNNALRDIILGLQWVRDNIAAFGGNPHAVTVAGESAGGKNVGTLLGLPAADGLYARAMVFSGGAQTINLPGDAQTFAEAVTRRLGGRERLLVAPFPAIVAAQAAVRRAWPRGLPFRPTLDGRFMPMVPLFRVARGQAPRVPLLIGSNADESRLFLTETQAARPLNSQSVANETMARMAALDQAYARAFPDLSGAERHWKLLTAEEYMMPGLRLARTHAAHGNPVWRYRMDLPAPGGPNKGSTPHVLDVPLTFDHVTLPIAGQMFGFSAAQQPMADAWHGAVLAFVRGGAPGSPGLPLWPRFEPSNHATMVVDRVSMVVDDPDSAERMLWGEPALVPLPQQIARSGNRLLG; encoded by the coding sequence ATGCTTCCCCGGCGCGCCGTTCTTGGCGGGCTGGTGGCCGGCGGCCTTGGCGCGGCGCTGGCCCCGTTCGATCCGGCTTTTGCGCGCGACATGCTGCGCGTGCGGGTGCGACAGGGCCTGTTGCGCGGACGCATGGAAGGGGGCGTTCGGGTGTTCACCGGCATTCCCTATGGCCATGCCGCGCGCTTCGGGCGGCCCGTGCCCGCGCGCGACTGGGCCGACGAGCGCGACGCCACGCAGCCCGCCCGCGCCGCGCCCCAGCCGCAGGATGCCGGCGCGGTCCAGGCCGAAGATTGCCTGCAACTCAATGTCTGGGCCCCCGCCGCGCCCCCGCCCCCGCATACCCGCTACCCTGTGCTCGTCTATATTCACGGCGGCAGCAACGAGACCGGCTGGAGCGGCGCGGCGATGACTGCGGGCGACCGCTTCGCGGCCCATGGCGTGGTCTGCGTCACGCTCAACTACCGCCTCGGCGCGCTGGGTTTTCTCGAACTGGGGGGCATTCTGGGCCCGGCCTATGCCGGCAGCGGCAACAATGCCCTGCGCGACATCATTCTGGGCCTGCAATGGGTGCGCGACAATATCGCGGCCTTTGGCGGCAATCCCCACGCGGTCACGGTGGCCGGGGAATCGGCGGGGGGCAAGAATGTCGGCACCCTGCTGGGCCTGCCTGCCGCCGACGGGCTCTATGCCCGCGCCATGGTCTTCAGCGGGGGGGCGCAGACGATCAACCTTCCGGGCGACGCGCAGACGTTTGCCGAGGCCGTCACCCGCCGTCTGGGCGGGCGCGAGCGCCTGCTGGTGGCGCCCTTTCCCGCCATCGTCGCCGCGCAGGCCGCCGTGCGCCGGGCCTGGCCGCGCGGGCTGCCGTTCCGCCCCACGCTCGACGGGCGCTTCATGCCGATGGTTCCGCTGTTCCGCGTCGCGCGTGGACAAGCGCCGCGCGTGCCGCTGCTGATCGGCTCGAATGCCGATGAAAGCCGCCTGTTCCTGACCGAAACCCAGGCCGCCCGCCCGCTCAACTCGCAAAGCGTCGCCAACGAGACGATGGCCCGCATGGCCGCGCTCGATCAGGCCTATGCCCGCGCCTTCCCCGATCTCTCGGGCGCGGAACGTCACTGGAAGCTGCTGACCGCCGAGGAATACATGATGCCCGGCCTGCGTCTGGCCCGCACCCATGCGGCCCACGGCAACCCGGTCTGGCGCTACCGGATGGACCTGCCCGCGCCCGGCGGGCCCAACAAGGGCAGCACGCCCCATGTCCTCGACGTGCCGCTCACCTTCGATCATGTGACCCTGCCCATCGCCGGGCAGATGTTCGGCTTTTCCGCCGCGCAGCAGCCGATGGCCGATGCCTGGCATGGGGCGGTACTGGCCTTTGTCAGGGGCGGGGCGCCCGGTTCGCCCGGCCTGCCCCTGTGGCCCCGGTTCGAGCCGAGCAACCATGCCACGATGGTGGTCGACCGGGTCAGCATGGTCGTCGACGATCCTGATTCGGCCGAACGCATGCTCTGGGGCGAACCCGCGCTCGTGCCCCTGCCCCAGCAGATCGCCCGCTCGGGCAATCGCCTGCTGGGGTAA
- a CDS encoding glycoside hydrolase family 125 protein yields MNTSETRSVPPQADVASPALDRRTLVKGAAMLASGALVSGPPGAECAQAAQARLEFAALQGGQGPQAVPLPAPTPSVEENVAPARGRPPHGQRRLTCRAVEDEIARVSAMIADPKLRAMFEACYPNTLDTTVELGLADGRIDAFVITGDIPSLWLRDSSAQLFPYVHLVRKDETLATLFRGLIARQARSILLDPYANAFMRSPQAAQGLPWTKDDQTTRKPGVAERKWEVDSLCYPMRLAYRYWQASGDTRPFDETWAAAARLTVATFREQQRKDGPGPYAFRRSSDRPTETLGLDGYGAPARPVGLIHSGFRPSDDACTFPFLIPANHFAVTTLREMALVAEGARADSALAADARALADEVAAALAQWGTMRLPDGQQVWAYEVDGYGNALFMDDANVPSLLSLGYLGCVDPDDALWNATAQACWSQANPYFFKGTAIEGIGGPHVGKGQVWPMSLIVRALSSSDPAEIAPLLRQLRDSDAGTGFMHEAVDCNNPATFTRSWFAWANGLFGELIVGLADRLPSVLAEAL; encoded by the coding sequence ATGAACACGTCAGAAACCCGATCCGTCCCGCCTCAGGCCGATGTGGCTTCGCCGGCTCTCGATCGCCGCACGCTGGTCAAGGGCGCGGCTATGCTCGCTTCGGGGGCGCTGGTGTCCGGCCCGCCGGGGGCCGAGTGCGCGCAGGCGGCGCAGGCCCGTCTCGAATTCGCCGCGTTGCAGGGGGGGCAGGGGCCCCAGGCCGTGCCTCTCCCCGCGCCCACCCCGTCGGTCGAGGAAAATGTGGCCCCCGCGCGCGGCCGCCCGCCCCATGGCCAGCGCCGCCTGACCTGCCGCGCGGTCGAGGACGAGATCGCCCGCGTGAGCGCGATGATCGCCGATCCCAAGCTGCGCGCGATGTTCGAGGCCTGCTATCCCAACACGCTCGACACCACGGTCGAGTTGGGGCTGGCCGACGGGCGGATCGACGCCTTCGTGATCACCGGCGACATCCCCTCGCTGTGGCTGCGCGACAGCAGCGCGCAACTGTTCCCCTATGTCCACCTCGTGCGCAAGGACGAGACCCTCGCCACGCTGTTTCGCGGGCTGATCGCGCGGCAGGCGCGTTCGATCCTGCTCGATCCTTATGCCAATGCCTTCATGCGCAGCCCGCAGGCCGCGCAGGGCCTGCCCTGGACGAAGGACGACCAGACCACGAGGAAGCCGGGGGTGGCCGAGCGCAAGTGGGAGGTCGATTCGCTGTGCTACCCGATGCGTCTGGCCTATCGCTATTGGCAGGCCAGCGGCGATACGCGGCCCTTCGACGAGACATGGGCCGCCGCCGCGCGGCTGACGGTCGCCACGTTCCGCGAACAGCAGCGCAAGGACGGGCCCGGCCCTTATGCCTTCCGCCGCAGCAGCGACCGCCCGACCGAGACGCTCGGCCTCGATGGCTATGGCGCGCCTGCGCGGCCCGTGGGGCTGATCCACAGCGGCTTTCGTCCGTCTGACGATGCCTGCACGTTTCCCTTCCTGATCCCGGCCAACCATTTTGCGGTGACGACCCTGCGCGAGATGGCCCTCGTGGCCGAAGGCGCCCGCGCCGACAGCGCGCTGGCCGCCGATGCACGCGCACTGGCCGATGAAGTGGCCGCCGCCCTCGCGCAATGGGGCACGATGCGTCTGCCCGATGGACAGCAGGTCTGGGCCTACGAGGTCGATGGCTATGGCAACGCGCTGTTCATGGACGATGCCAATGTGCCCTCGCTGCTCTCGCTCGGCTATCTGGGCTGTGTCGACCCCGATGATGCCTTGTGGAATGCGACCGCGCAGGCCTGCTGGTCGCAGGCCAACCCCTATTTCTTCAAGGGCACCGCGATCGAGGGGATCGGCGGGCCCCATGTGGGCAAGGGGCAGGTCTGGCCGATGAGCCTGATCGTGCGCGCGCTCTCGTCGAGCGATCCGGCGGAGATCGCCCCGCTGCTGCGCCAGTTGCGCGACAGCGACGCGGGCACCGGGTTCATGCACGAGGCGGTCGACTGCAACAACCCGGCGACGTTCACGCGCAGCTGGTTTGCCTGGGCCAATGGCCTGTTTGGCGAACTGATCGTGGGGCTGGCCGACCGCCTGCCCTCGGTCCTGGCCGAGGCGCTGTAG
- the rplU gene encoding 50S ribosomal protein L21 — protein MFAIVRTGGKQYRVAAGDKIAVEKLAGEAGETITLGDILLAGKDGELADASAVTVSAEIIAQAKSEKVVVFKKRRRHNYRRKNGHRQQMTLLRIVSVA, from the coding sequence ATGTTCGCAATTGTGCGCACGGGCGGCAAGCAGTACCGGGTGGCCGCCGGAGACAAGATCGCGGTGGAAAAGCTGGCTGGTGAAGCCGGTGAGACCATCACCCTCGGTGACATCCTGCTCGCTGGCAAGGACGGCGAACTGGCCGACGCTTCGGCTGTGACCGTCTCGGCGGAAATCATCGCCCAGGCCAAGTCGGAAAAGGTCGTGGTGTTCAAGAAGCGCCGCCGCCACAACTACCGTCGCAAGAACGGCCACCGCCAGCAGATGACCCTGCTGCGCATCGTGTCGGTCGCCTGA
- a CDS encoding molybdenum cofactor biosynthesis protein MoaE produces MAAYADVRLLDAAFDPAAELAAFTGRFGSAGGVVSFLGQVRAEPGDPVLALELRHYAPLTLPGMIALARAAHERWALEGLLVLHRHGVMGPGDPIVLVASAARHRRDAFAAAEFVMDHLKSDSWFWKREKTAAGWRWIEPRAQDFTDRARW; encoded by the coding sequence ATGGCCGCTTACGCCGATGTCCGCCTGCTGGACGCGGCCTTCGACCCCGCCGCCGAGCTGGCCGCCTTTACCGGGCGGTTTGGCTCGGCTGGCGGGGTTGTCAGTTTTCTGGGGCAGGTCCGCGCCGAACCGGGCGATCCGGTTCTGGCGCTCGAACTGCGCCACTATGCCCCGCTGACCCTGCCGGGGATGATCGCGCTGGCCCGCGCCGCCCACGAACGCTGGGCGCTCGAAGGGCTGCTGGTGCTCCACCGCCATGGGGTCATGGGGCCGGGCGATCCGATCGTGCTGGTGGCCAGCGCCGCCCGCCACCGCCGCGATGCCTTTGCCGCGGCCGAGTTCGTGATGGACCACCTCAAGAGCGACAGTTGGTTCTGGAAGCGCGAGAAGACCGCTGCCGGCTGGCGCTGGATCGAACCGCGCGCGCAGGATTTCACCGACCGAGCCCGCTGGTAA
- a CDS encoding MoaD/ThiS family protein: MARLVFLGRLEDRAGCAEMDVAPGPLSEILTRLDPALALDLLGERVRMALNGALVPEAGALVLAQGDELAFLPPVSGG, encoded by the coding sequence ATGGCCAGACTCGTGTTTCTGGGCCGTCTGGAAGACCGGGCGGGCTGTGCTGAAATGGACGTGGCGCCCGGCCCGCTGTCCGAAATCCTCACCCGGCTCGATCCGGCCCTCGCGCTCGATCTTCTGGGCGAGCGGGTGCGTATGGCGCTCAACGGCGCGCTCGTGCCCGAGGCGGGCGCGCTGGTTCTGGCGCAGGGCGATGAATTGGCCTTCCTTCCCCCCGTCAGCGGCGGTTAG
- a CDS encoding UbiA family prenyltransferase yields the protein MPDPDSPASPSAPPLVVDLDGTLVRGDLAMEAMIVVARRGLGPLLALLAMLLRGRGALKTWLARVAPVDPARLAYRPQVLARITQARAQGRPVWLATAAHRRNALRVAAHVGLFDAVLASDHRHNLKGPRKLAAIGAQAGGQPFDYLGDSPADRPIWQAARCALTVGVASHCAHEQRLGPAPRRLRALARAARPHQWAKNALVFVPLASSGLLTQPAELARSLVAFACLSLIASGVYLINDLLDIEADRLHPRKARRPLAAGELSVPQALIAALGSTVLGLSMALALLPPAAFVAMVAYCALTLAYSLRLKAAMIADVLTLACLYTLRIIAGALALEVPVSSWLLLFSVFFFLSLGYLKRYVELLGSPRATHELLSGRGYVPADADIVAPSGIAAGMVAILVLVLFAEAMGRTGTYASPEWLWLLPLPLLYWLNRIWMMARRGQVDSDPVAFAITDTRSLAVGAIMAGLLLVAKFAHVPVHLLALVKP from the coding sequence TTGCCTGATCCCGATTCGCCCGCCTCCCCTTCCGCTCCCCCTCTGGTCGTCGATCTCGACGGCACGCTCGTTCGCGGCGATCTGGCGATGGAGGCCATGATCGTGGTGGCCCGGCGCGGGCTGGGCCCCCTTCTGGCCCTGCTGGCGATGCTGCTGCGCGGGCGCGGCGCGCTCAAGACCTGGCTGGCGCGGGTGGCGCCGGTCGATCCGGCGCGGCTGGCCTACCGCCCGCAAGTGCTCGCCCGGATCACGCAAGCGCGCGCGCAGGGCCGCCCGGTCTGGCTGGCAACCGCCGCCCATCGCCGCAATGCCTTGCGGGTGGCGGCCCATGTGGGCCTGTTCGATGCCGTGCTGGCCAGCGACCATCGTCACAACCTCAAGGGCCCGCGCAAGCTGGCCGCGATTGGCGCGCAGGCCGGTGGCCAGCCTTTCGACTATCTGGGCGATTCGCCCGCCGACAGGCCGATCTGGCAGGCCGCCCGCTGCGCGCTGACTGTCGGCGTGGCGAGCCACTGCGCCCATGAACAGCGGCTCGGCCCCGCGCCCCGGCGGCTGCGCGCGCTCGCCCGCGCGGCCCGGCCCCACCAGTGGGCCAAGAACGCGCTGGTCTTCGTGCCGCTGGCCAGTTCGGGCCTGCTGACGCAGCCCGCCGAACTCGCGCGCTCGCTGGTCGCTTTTGCCTGTCTCTCGCTGATCGCCTCGGGCGTCTACCTGATCAACGACCTGCTCGACATCGAGGCCGACCGCCTCCACCCGCGCAAGGCCCGCCGCCCGCTCGCCGCAGGAGAGCTGAGCGTGCCACAGGCCCTGATCGCCGCGCTGGGCAGCACCGTTCTGGGGCTGTCCATGGCGCTGGCGCTGCTGCCCCCGGCGGCCTTTGTGGCGATGGTCGCCTATTGCGCGCTCACGCTGGCCTACAGCCTGCGCCTGAAGGCCGCGATGATCGCCGACGTGCTGACGCTGGCCTGCCTCTATACCTTGCGGATCATCGCCGGGGCGCTCGCGCTCGAAGTGCCGGTGTCCTCGTGGCTGCTGCTGTTCTCGGTCTTCTTCTTTCTCTCGCTCGGCTATCTCAAGCGCTATGTCGAGCTTCTGGGCAGCCCGCGCGCCACCCACGAGCTGCTTTCGGGGCGCGGCTATGTCCCCGCCGATGCCGATATCGTGGCCCCCAGCGGCATTGCGGCGGGCATGGTGGCGATCCTCGTCCTCGTCCTCTTTGCCGAGGCCATGGGCCGGACGGGCACATATGCCTCGCCCGAATGGCTCTGGCTGCTGCCCTTGCCGCTGCTCTACTGGCTCAACCGCATCTGGATGATGGCCCGGCGCGGACAGGTGGACAGCGATCCGGTCGCCTTCGCGATAACCGACACGCGCAGTCTGGCGGTCGGCGCGATCATGGCCGGGTTGCTGCTGGTGGCCAAGTTCGCGCATGTGCCCGTGCACCTGCTCGCCCTCGTGAAACCCTGA
- a CDS encoding GNAT family N-acetyltransferase gives MFIRSERLFLRPGWPEDWAELHTLIDDEHVVRHLEKAPWPYRPEDARDFAAREQDEAHPHFFITLPGADGAQLIGCAGLIANENACAEGETTQDEPGGTDSAPLLGYWIAREHWGRGYATEAARALLCVAASLGHRRIAARHFVDNPGSGRVLAKLGFRPTGEIRPGTSHARTGVSPTRGYALDLVPPGQSGGARKAPSFLAA, from the coding sequence ATGTTCATTCGCAGCGAGCGGCTGTTCCTGCGGCCTGGCTGGCCGGAAGACTGGGCCGAACTTCACACCCTGATCGATGATGAGCACGTCGTGCGCCATCTCGAAAAGGCACCCTGGCCCTATCGGCCCGAGGACGCGCGCGATTTCGCCGCGCGCGAGCAGGACGAGGCCCACCCCCATTTCTTCATCACGCTCCCCGGCGCCGACGGGGCGCAGCTGATCGGCTGCGCGGGCCTGATCGCCAATGAAAACGCGTGCGCCGAAGGCGAGACCACCCAGGACGAGCCGGGCGGCACCGATTCGGCCCCGCTGCTCGGCTACTGGATCGCGCGCGAGCACTGGGGACGGGGCTATGCGACCGAAGCGGCGCGCGCGCTGCTCTGTGTGGCGGCCTCGCTCGGCCACCGGCGGATTGCTGCGCGGCATTTCGTCGACAATCCGGGCTCGGGCCGGGTTCTGGCCAAGCTGGGCTTCCGCCCGACTGGCGAGATTCGTCCGGGGACGAGCCATGCGCGCACCGGGGTCAGCCCGACTCGCGGCTATGCGCTCGACCTCGTGCCTCCGGGCCAGAGCGGCGGAGCGCGCAAGGCGCCCTCGTTCCTCGCTGCCTGA